The Actinobacillus equuli genome includes a window with the following:
- a CDS encoding porin, producing the protein MKKTLVALAVTAFAASASAVTVYDAEGTKVQLDGSIRLVMEQAGEKVKAANGAKFGETKSNLRNAGSRIGVRVNHDLGDGFFALGRAEFRFDGHNSGRDKFGDIYAKRAYAGLGKKELGEVTFGRQLTIADDYGQTDDYEYGIVPSYIDTAGNAVVRYDYKGIEGLQIGANYNFAQNTNDKGAALTPAIKNGFGLGAVYETQLGGNTFNVEGGYGRTNYETGTNFKHYKDGYEIALGYTLGDLKLVGDFGYGYQKADEARTKSFYVAPGFQYQVIPASRIYGNYLYERAETTLADEDAAKAKKHGFLLGVDYKLHKQVIVFVEGKLVQTKAYIAANKGYEYQGKTTDKAIGVGMRVYW; encoded by the coding sequence ATGAAAAAAACTCTAGTTGCATTAGCAGTAACAGCATTCGCGGCATCAGCTTCAGCGGTAACAGTATATGACGCAGAAGGTACTAAAGTACAACTTGACGGTTCTATCCGTTTAGTAATGGAACAAGCAGGTGAAAAAGTTAAAGCTGCTAATGGTGCTAAATTTGGTGAAACCAAATCAAATTTACGTAATGCAGGTAGCCGTATCGGTGTGCGTGTAAACCACGATTTAGGTGATGGTTTCTTCGCATTAGGTCGTGCTGAATTCCGTTTTGACGGTCACAATTCTGGTCGTGACAAATTTGGTGATATCTATGCAAAACGTGCATATGCAGGTTTAGGTAAAAAAGAGTTAGGTGAAGTAACATTTGGTCGCCAATTAACTATTGCAGATGACTACGGTCAAACAGATGATTACGAGTATGGTATTGTGCCTTCATATATTGATACAGCGGGTAATGCTGTAGTACGTTACGATTATAAAGGTATCGAAGGATTACAAATTGGTGCAAACTATAACTTCGCTCAAAATACAAATGATAAAGGTGCAGCATTAACACCAGCAATTAAAAATGGTTTTGGTTTAGGTGCGGTATATGAGACTCAACTAGGTGGTAATACCTTTAATGTTGAAGGTGGTTACGGTCGTACTAATTATGAGACTGGTACTAACTTTAAACACTACAAAGATGGTTATGAGATCGCATTAGGTTATACTTTAGGCGATCTAAAATTAGTAGGTGATTTTGGTTATGGATACCAAAAAGCAGATGAAGCGCGTACCAAATCGTTCTATGTAGCGCCTGGCTTCCAATATCAAGTAATCCCAGCTTCACGTATCTATGGTAACTACTTATATGAACGCGCTGAAACAACATTAGCCGATGAAGATGCAGCGAAAGCTAAGAAACATGGTTTCTTATTAGGTGTTGACTATAAATTACATAAACAAGTTATAGTATTTGTGGAAGGTAAATTAGTCCAAACTAAAGCATATATTGCAGCGAATAAAGGTTACGAGTACCAAGGTAAAACAACTGATAAAGCTATCGGTGTAGGTATGCGTGTTTACTGGTAA
- a CDS encoding asparaginase: MTKKLLILHTGGTISMSEGEDGKVSPSEKNPLLAALERLNHPAQLSQESVLNVPSPHITLQHWLLLKTRIEKAVNEENYDGIVITHGTDTLEETAYFLDLALDVNVPVAITGAMRSSNELGSDGLINLQSAILVALCPESQGKGVLVVMNDEIHNAKFVTKTHTTNVATFQTPTFGPCGLIAKNRVLYFQQLIEYERFPAQTITRTNVQLVKSYAGMDSFLLEQLAHHGCDGVVIEALGAGNLPPSCLAGLDALLRADIPVVLVSRAFNGVTQDVYDYLGGGKQLKQQNVIFTTGLSGQKARIKLLVLLNQDLRKPLSEYF, encoded by the coding sequence ATGACAAAGAAACTTTTAATCCTACATACAGGCGGTACTATTTCAATGAGTGAAGGCGAAGACGGTAAGGTTTCGCCTTCTGAGAAAAATCCACTACTTGCCGCGTTAGAACGTTTAAACCACCCTGCTCAGCTCAGTCAAGAATCTGTACTGAATGTGCCTTCACCGCATATTACTTTACAGCATTGGTTGTTATTGAAAACACGTATTGAAAAAGCGGTCAATGAAGAAAACTATGATGGTATTGTGATTACCCACGGTACGGATACGTTAGAAGAAACCGCCTATTTTCTTGATTTAGCCCTTGATGTAAACGTGCCGGTTGCAATTACCGGTGCCATGCGTTCAAGCAACGAATTAGGCTCGGACGGTTTAATTAACTTACAAAGTGCAATTTTGGTTGCACTTTGTCCGGAAAGCCAAGGCAAAGGCGTATTAGTAGTTATGAATGATGAAATTCATAACGCTAAATTTGTGACTAAAACGCATACGACCAACGTAGCGACATTCCAAACGCCAACATTCGGTCCTTGCGGATTAATTGCTAAAAATCGCGTGTTATATTTCCAACAATTAATCGAATATGAACGCTTCCCAGCTCAAACAATTACCCGTACTAACGTGCAGCTCGTTAAAAGTTACGCCGGAATGGATAGTTTCTTATTAGAACAATTAGCTCACCACGGTTGTGACGGTGTCGTGATTGAAGCGCTCGGCGCAGGTAATTTGCCGCCAAGCTGTTTAGCCGGTTTAGATGCGTTATTACGTGCTGATATTCCTGTTGTGTTAGTTTCACGTGCGTTTAACGGTGTCACTCAAGATGTGTATGACTATTTAGGCGGCGGTAAACAGCTTAAACAACAAAACGTCATTTTTACCACCGGTTTAAGTGGACAAAAAGCTCGTATCAAATTATTGGTGTTATTAAACCAAGATTTGCGCAAGCCGCTCTCCGAATATTTTTAA
- a CDS encoding ClpXP protease specificity-enhancing factor, producing the protein MKPLRPYLYHAYYSWIIDNDNTPYLLVNTDYPDVDVPTEFIRDGKIILNIAPRSIGQYVVTDEAIRFNARFQGMLRDVYIPLGALEAIYAQETGDGVMFQDEPYYSEQAYHERNALSHEETTKSKAVKKKASHLKLVK; encoded by the coding sequence ATGAAACCTTTACGCCCTTATCTTTATCATGCTTATTACAGCTGGATTATCGATAATGACAATACGCCTTACTTGCTAGTCAATACGGATTATCCGGATGTGGATGTGCCAACAGAATTTATTCGTGATGGTAAGATTATCTTAAATATTGCACCTCGTTCTATCGGGCAATATGTCGTAACCGATGAAGCGATTCGTTTTAATGCGCGTTTCCAAGGCATGTTACGAGACGTATATATTCCACTTGGTGCATTAGAAGCAATTTATGCACAAGAAACGGGGGATGGAGTCATGTTCCAAGATGAGCCTTATTATAGTGAACAAGCCTATCATGAACGCAATGCGCTTTCACATGAAGAAACAACTAAATCTAAAGCAGTGAAGAAAAAGGCATCACATTTAAAACTCGTCAAATAA
- a CDS encoding DNA-binding protein, with translation MRTGFYIVGILKGYKNSSFTNRETGEVKDKHNLGLQLQEPDGYGGYNTSTQEVKLDDRCVNDNLKRTIEQFKNKLVMVLVYPREWAMEGGRKGITYNFDENSTIELVSNTESK, from the coding sequence ATGCGTACAGGTTTTTATATCGTCGGTATTCTCAAAGGATACAAAAATTCATCATTCACTAATCGTGAAACCGGTGAAGTTAAAGATAAGCACAATTTAGGTTTACAGCTTCAAGAGCCTGACGGCTACGGCGGCTACAATACATCAACTCAAGAAGTTAAATTAGATGATCGTTGTGTGAATGACAATCTTAAGCGAACCATTGAACAATTTAAGAATAAATTGGTAATGGTGTTGGTTTATCCACGTGAATGGGCGATGGAAGGTGGTCGTAAAGGGATTACGTACAATTTTGATGAAAACTCAACAATTGAGCTTGTAAGCAACACAGAAAGCAAATAA
- the alaS gene encoding alanine--tRNA ligase has protein sequence MKTTSEIRQSFLDFFHSKGHTVVPSSSLVPENDPTLLFTNAGMNQFKDVFLGLEKRPYTRATTAQRCVRAGGKHNDLENVGYTARHHTFFEMMGNFSFGDYFKQDAIQFGWEYLTSPQWLGLPKEKLYVTVYETDDEAYDIWNKIVGVPTDHIIRIGDNKGAPYASDNFWAMGDTGPCGPCTEIFYDHGDTFWGGLPGTPEEDGDRYIEVWNIVFMQFNRQADGTMEKLPKPSVDTGMGLERMTAVMQHVNSNYETDIFQTLIKEVAGLLNVTDLDNKSLRVVADHIRACSYLIADGVIPSNEGRGYVLRRIIRRAVRHGNLLGAKEAFFYKLVPTLATVMGHAGEILTQKQAHIQKTLKAEEEQFARTLERGLALLEDALTKVENNTLSGEVAFKLYDTYGFPLDLTADVCRERNITIDEAGFEAEMSAQRERAKASSNFGTDYNNVIKVDGQTDFIGYDNLEAQATVVGLFSNGKAVDTIQSGESAVIILDQTPFYAEMGGQVGDSGLISTEICEFTVSDTQKYGQVFGHIGQLTSGSLSIGDKVTAYVEVNRRKAITANHSATHLLHSALREVLGDHVAQKGSLVSEEALRFDFSQPEAITKAQLEEIERIVNRKIRENIQVVIETMNIESAKQKGAMALFGEKYGDVVRVVGMTEFSIELCGGTHVQYTGEIGLFKLVSEGAVAAGVRRVEAVTGEKAMNWLHNQQRIIQQSAELLKADSNSLVEKIQQLQDKAKRTEKELQQLKDKFAAQAGSELAKQADQINGVNVIIQKLEGVETKSLRTMVDDLKNQFENAIVVFGSVADDKVNLIVGVTKDLSSKVNAGELVSVMAQQVGGKGGGRADMAMAGGSEPQQLDSALKLAQEWIQAKL, from the coding sequence ATGAAAACAACTTCAGAAATTAGACAATCCTTCTTGGATTTCTTCCATAGTAAGGGACATACCGTTGTACCAAGCAGTTCTTTGGTACCAGAGAATGACCCTACTTTATTATTTACGAATGCAGGGATGAACCAATTTAAAGATGTTTTTCTCGGCTTAGAAAAACGACCTTATACCCGAGCGACTACCGCACAACGTTGTGTCCGTGCCGGCGGTAAACATAATGACTTAGAAAATGTAGGTTACACGGCACGCCATCATACTTTCTTTGAAATGATGGGGAACTTCAGTTTTGGTGATTATTTTAAACAAGATGCTATTCAATTCGGCTGGGAATATTTAACTTCTCCGCAATGGCTTGGTCTTCCGAAAGAAAAATTATATGTAACAGTTTATGAGACGGATGATGAAGCTTATGATATTTGGAACAAAATCGTAGGTGTACCGACTGATCATATTATTCGTATCGGCGATAATAAAGGTGCACCGTATGCTTCGGACAATTTCTGGGCAATGGGGGATACTGGCCCGTGCGGTCCTTGTACTGAAATCTTTTATGATCACGGCGATACTTTCTGGGGTGGTTTACCGGGAACGCCGGAAGAAGATGGTGACCGTTATATCGAAGTATGGAACATCGTATTCATGCAATTTAACCGTCAAGCAGACGGTACAATGGAAAAGTTACCGAAACCGTCTGTAGATACGGGTATGGGTTTAGAGCGTATGACAGCAGTAATGCAGCACGTAAACTCAAACTATGAAACGGATATATTCCAAACATTGATTAAAGAAGTTGCAGGTTTATTGAATGTAACCGACTTAGACAATAAATCTTTACGTGTAGTAGCAGACCATATTCGTGCTTGTTCATACTTAATTGCGGATGGTGTTATTCCGTCAAATGAAGGACGTGGTTATGTGTTACGCCGTATTATTCGTCGTGCGGTACGTCATGGTAACTTGTTAGGTGCAAAAGAAGCGTTCTTCTACAAATTAGTACCTACACTTGCAACCGTAATGGGACATGCAGGTGAGATTTTAACTCAAAAACAAGCACATATTCAGAAAACATTAAAAGCGGAAGAAGAGCAGTTTGCCCGTACGCTTGAGCGCGGTTTAGCATTATTAGAAGATGCACTAACTAAAGTAGAAAATAATACGCTTTCAGGTGAAGTTGCATTTAAACTTTATGATACTTACGGCTTCCCGCTAGATTTAACCGCTGACGTGTGTCGTGAACGTAATATTACGATTGATGAAGCAGGCTTTGAAGCAGAAATGAGTGCACAGCGTGAGCGTGCTAAAGCAAGCAGTAACTTTGGTACCGACTATAACAACGTGATCAAAGTGGATGGACAAACAGATTTTATCGGTTACGATAATTTAGAAGCTCAAGCGACAGTTGTTGGTTTATTCAGTAATGGTAAAGCGGTTGACACAATCCAATCAGGTGAGTCTGCGGTTATTATTCTTGATCAAACCCCATTCTATGCAGAAATGGGCGGACAAGTAGGCGATAGCGGTTTAATTTCTACTGAAATTTGCGAATTTACTGTAAGTGATACTCAAAAATATGGTCAAGTGTTTGGACATATCGGTCAATTAACATCGGGTAGCCTATCAATTGGAGATAAAGTAACGGCTTATGTAGAAGTAAATCGTCGTAAGGCAATTACAGCAAACCACAGTGCAACACACTTATTACATTCAGCATTACGTGAAGTATTAGGTGATCATGTGGCACAGAAAGGCTCGTTGGTTTCTGAAGAAGCATTGCGTTTTGACTTCTCGCAACCGGAAGCAATCACAAAAGCACAGCTAGAAGAGATTGAGCGTATCGTGAACCGTAAGATTCGTGAAAATATTCAGGTTGTTATCGAAACGATGAATATTGAGTCTGCGAAACAAAAAGGTGCGATGGCGTTATTCGGTGAGAAATATGGTGATGTTGTCCGAGTAGTCGGTATGACAGAGTTCTCAATTGAACTTTGTGGTGGTACTCACGTCCAATATACGGGTGAGATTGGTTTATTTAAACTAGTTTCGGAAGGTGCTGTTGCTGCAGGTGTAAGGCGTGTAGAGGCCGTAACAGGCGAAAAAGCAATGAATTGGTTGCATAATCAGCAAAGAATAATTCAGCAAAGTGCAGAATTATTAAAAGCTGATAGTAACTCATTAGTTGAAAAAATTCAGCAGCTTCAAGATAAGGCTAAGCGAACAGAAAAAGAGCTCCAACAGCTTAAAGATAAATTTGCTGCTCAAGCTGGTTCTGAATTAGCAAAACAAGCAGACCAAATTAACGGGGTAAATGTCATTATTCAGAAACTTGAAGGTGTAGAAACTAAATCGTTACGTACGATGGTTGATGACCTGAAAAACCAATTTGAAAATGCCATTGTAGTTTTTGGTAGCGTAGCAGATGATAAAGTAAACTTAATTGTTGGTGTTACGAAAGATCTATCAAGCAAAGTTAATGCTGGTGAACTTGTGAGTGTGATGGCACAACAGGTAGGTGGAAAAGGCGGTGGTCGTGCTGATATGGCTATGGCTGGTGGTTCAGAACCACAACAGCTTGATTCAGCACTCAAACTTGCGCAAGAATGGATTCAAGCTAAACTTTAA
- the priC gene encoding primosomal replication protein PriC — MIRYFPALVQKQLDIFLPFDEHEVIISENIFSTQKQKVSFFVQEIMQTANELNKQNSEDYANAYAAKLFHQYEALTQAVKILKLTNGNTETLLFQSSFQFPKNIHSLAPTRRLNEYRKALRALNEKISWLVEKRYNASEAEKVLFERQIQETEYRKMKCLKAIEDLEEQTQFK; from the coding sequence ATGATTAGATATTTCCCAGCTTTAGTACAAAAACAATTAGATATATTTTTACCTTTTGATGAACATGAAGTGATTATTTCTGAGAATATTTTCTCTACGCAAAAGCAAAAAGTATCCTTTTTTGTTCAAGAAATAATGCAAACAGCAAATGAATTAAACAAACAGAATTCCGAAGATTACGCTAATGCGTATGCCGCTAAACTTTTTCATCAATATGAAGCATTAACGCAAGCTGTCAAAATCTTAAAATTAACGAACGGCAATACTGAAACACTACTTTTTCAGTCATCATTTCAATTTCCCAAAAATATTCATTCGCTTGCACCTACTCGTCGTTTGAATGAATATCGGAAAGCATTAAGAGCATTAAATGAGAAAATTAGTTGGTTGGTTGAAAAACGTTATAACGCTTCGGAAGCAGAAAAAGTTTTGTTCGAAAGACAAATTCAGGAGACGGAATACCGCAAGATGAAGTGCTTAAAAGCAATCGAGGATCTTGAAGAACAAACACAATTTAAATAA
- the galU gene encoding UTP--glucose-1-phosphate uridylyltransferase GalU: MKVIIPVAGLGTRMLPATKAIPKEMLTIADKPLIQYIVNECVAAGIKEIVLVTHSSKNAIENHFDTSFELETMLEKRVKRQLLDEVRSIVPKDVTLMHVRQGQAKGLGHAVLCGRAVVGNEPFAVVLPDVILADFTANQKTENLAAMIKRFNETKHSQIMVAPVPKEDVSSYGVADCAGVDIPAGATAKIVKMVEKPSVEEAPSNLAVVGRYVFSENIWDLLEKTPVGVGDEIQLTDAIDMLIEQETVEAFHMTGRTFDCGDKLGYMQAFTEYSLRHDKFGDEFKDFIKQLAKTL, from the coding sequence ATGAAAGTGATTATTCCTGTAGCGGGTCTAGGTACTCGTATGCTTCCAGCAACTAAGGCGATTCCAAAGGAAATGTTAACGATTGCGGATAAGCCATTAATTCAATATATTGTTAATGAATGTGTAGCTGCAGGCATTAAAGAAATTGTATTAGTAACACATTCTTCAAAAAATGCTATTGAAAACCATTTTGACACTTCTTTTGAGCTTGAAACAATGTTAGAAAAGCGTGTAAAACGCCAATTATTAGATGAGGTACGTTCAATTGTACCAAAAGACGTGACATTAATGCATGTTCGTCAAGGACAAGCAAAAGGTTTAGGTCACGCAGTACTATGTGGTAGAGCGGTGGTTGGTAATGAACCATTTGCCGTTGTACTTCCTGATGTAATTTTAGCAGATTTCACGGCAAATCAAAAAACAGAAAACCTTGCAGCAATGATCAAACGTTTTAATGAAACGAAGCATAGTCAAATTATGGTTGCACCGGTACCAAAAGAAGATGTTAGTAGCTATGGTGTAGCAGATTGTGCAGGTGTAGATATTCCGGCAGGTGCAACAGCGAAAATTGTAAAAATGGTTGAAAAGCCAAGTGTGGAAGAGGCTCCGTCTAACTTAGCGGTTGTGGGGCGTTATGTGTTTTCTGAAAACATTTGGGATCTACTTGAAAAAACACCGGTAGGTGTAGGTGATGAAATTCAATTAACGGATGCAATTGATATGTTAATTGAGCAAGAAACTGTGGAAGCATTCCACATGACAGGTCGTACTTTCGACTGTGGTGACAAGTTAGGCTATATGCAAGCATTTACTGAGTATAGCTTACGTCATGATAAGTTTGGAGATGAGTTTAAGGACTTTATCAAACAATTAGCCAAAACATTATAA
- a CDS encoding phage/plasmid replication domain-containing protein — protein sequence MNYHIDWLTIEQDFGFEIPESTLASIFDFGVIGIHLDTGEVQQGIRTGKYRHKGSYCDEVSIKVSGSVIRMEGNPSRWNKVENVLGFTDIDSCVSCFNNILFSLKLPLFTRCTEIFHGQGKDGEKVRTFSNGAIIKRLDITTNVSVGRGNERTFLKALSQMRYRNSIGRLHTNGCTVDWLSAKGNANLIYPSCYIKHEELLIHSFDKIKNKFGFDSKEFTYYKKVYDYCEENGVVRFEQKLKSRYLQREGLCYWGLSDFSGLEALQKGFLDMYRRLSVSEVKLETIAEQLVSEGIVDTLRKANTTAYYAMLWANGQNLFLKEAQFKLHRARLRKIGIDIANPCDIEKFQAVRVISCEQIFVKPFKAPDFYQYPSNMPKLRLIA from the coding sequence ATGAATTATCACATTGACTGGCTCACAATAGAACAAGATTTTGGATTCGAGATTCCCGAATCTACGCTTGCGTCTATTTTTGATTTCGGTGTGATAGGCATTCATCTTGATACCGGAGAAGTTCAGCAGGGCATAAGAACCGGAAAATATCGTCATAAAGGCAGCTATTGCGATGAGGTTTCTATCAAGGTTTCCGGTTCCGTTATTCGAATGGAAGGGAACCCAAGCCGTTGGAATAAAGTTGAAAATGTATTAGGTTTTACTGATATTGATTCTTGTGTTTCTTGTTTTAACAACATTCTTTTCTCTCTTAAACTTCCATTATTTACTCGTTGTACAGAGATTTTCCACGGACAAGGCAAAGACGGCGAAAAAGTAAGAACTTTTTCAAACGGTGCCATCATCAAGCGTTTAGACATCACCACTAATGTTTCAGTCGGTCGAGGTAATGAACGTACATTTCTCAAGGCTCTTTCTCAAATGCGTTACCGTAACTCAATCGGTCGATTACACACTAATGGCTGCACAGTCGATTGGTTAAGCGCAAAGGGTAATGCCAATCTGATTTACCCATCCTGCTATATCAAACACGAAGAGCTTTTAATACATTCTTTTGACAAGATTAAAAATAAGTTTGGTTTCGATTCAAAGGAGTTCACTTATTACAAAAAGGTCTATGACTATTGCGAGGAGAATGGAGTAGTCCGATTCGAACAAAAATTAAAATCTCGTTATTTACAACGTGAAGGGCTTTGTTATTGGGGTTTGAGTGATTTTTCGGGTTTAGAAGCATTACAGAAAGGTTTTTTAGATATGTATAGAAGATTAAGTGTCAGTGAAGTGAAACTAGAAACGATAGCGGAACAGCTTGTTTCTGAGGGGATAGTCGATACTTTGCGTAAAGCTAATACGACTGCTTATTACGCTATGTTATGGGCTAATGGACAGAACCTTTTTTTGAAAGAAGCCCAATTTAAATTACATCGCGCAAGATTACGTAAAATCGGGATAGATATTGCAAACCCTTGCGATATTGAAAAATTCCAAGCTGTCCGAGTGATTTCTTGCGAACAGATCTTCGTTAAACCATTTAAGGCCCCGGATTTTTATCAGTATCCAAGCAATATGCCGAAGCTACGGTTGATTGCTTAA
- a CDS encoding FNR family transcription factor has product MKIVSDVKNTNRTACTIHCQNCSISQLCLPFTLNEHELTQLDNIIERKKPVQKSQIIFQSGDELRSIYAIRSGTIKSYTISESGEEQITAFHLPGDLVGFDAITNMKHVGFAQALETSMICEIPFDILDDLAGKMPKIRHQIMRLMSNEIKSDQEMILLLSKMSAEEKLAAFLHNLSQRYSARGFSAREFRLTMTRGDIGNYLGLTIETISRLLGRFQKSGMITVQGKYITINRMDELTDMAGVTRSQSPVIAQTTA; this is encoded by the coding sequence ATGAAAATCGTTTCTGACGTAAAAAATACGAATCGTACAGCTTGTACCATTCATTGCCAAAATTGTAGTATTAGTCAGCTTTGTTTACCATTCACGTTGAATGAACATGAATTAACTCAGCTGGATAATATCATTGAACGTAAAAAACCTGTTCAAAAATCGCAGATTATTTTCCAATCAGGTGATGAACTTCGTTCTATTTATGCTATTCGTTCAGGCACAATTAAAAGCTATACAATTAGCGAAAGTGGTGAAGAGCAAATTACTGCTTTTCATTTACCCGGTGATTTAGTGGGTTTTGATGCGATTACTAATATGAAGCACGTTGGCTTCGCACAAGCGCTTGAAACGTCAATGATTTGCGAAATTCCATTTGATATTCTTGATGACCTTGCAGGTAAAATGCCTAAAATCCGTCATCAAATTATGCGTTTAATGAGTAATGAAATTAAAAGTGATCAAGAAATGATTCTTTTACTTTCAAAAATGAGTGCAGAAGAGAAATTAGCCGCATTTTTGCATAATCTGTCTCAACGCTACTCTGCTCGTGGTTTCTCTGCTCGTGAATTCCGTTTAACGATGACACGTGGAGATATCGGCAACTATTTAGGTTTAACCATTGAAACTATCAGCCGTTTATTAGGTCGTTTCCAAAAGAGTGGTATGATTACTGTACAAGGTAAATACATTACAATTAATCGTATGGATGAACTTACTGATATGGCAGGCGTAACTCGTTCACAGTCACCTGTTATTGCGCAAACAACAGCGTAA
- the sspA gene encoding stringent starvation protein SspA has translation MTSSANKRSVMTLFSDKNDVYSHQVRIVLAEKGVPYEIENISPDTISEDLMEVNPYGNVPTLVDRDLVLFNSRIIMEYLDERFPHPPLMPVYPVLRGKCRLTMHRIEQDWYSLIDIVNKDPESKEAKKALLQLRDEMLALGPVFAATPYFMNEEFSLVDCYVAPLLWKMHNLGVEFTGAGSKAIKAYMTRVFQRESFVQSIGGAAPKHLMDEKD, from the coding sequence ATGACGAGTAGTGCGAATAAACGTTCAGTAATGACCCTTTTTTCAGATAAAAATGATGTGTATAGTCATCAAGTACGAATCGTATTAGCGGAAAAAGGCGTTCCTTACGAAATTGAGAATATTAGCCCTGATACAATTTCTGAAGATTTAATGGAAGTAAATCCTTACGGTAACGTACCCACATTAGTTGATCGTGACTTAGTGTTATTTAATTCGCGCATCATTATGGAATATCTTGATGAGCGTTTTCCTCATCCGCCGTTAATGCCTGTATATCCGGTGTTGCGTGGTAAATGTCGCTTAACCATGCACCGTATTGAGCAAGATTGGTACTCGCTGATTGATATCGTGAATAAAGACCCTGAGTCAAAAGAGGCGAAAAAAGCCTTACTTCAATTACGTGATGAAATGTTAGCTTTAGGTCCGGTATTTGCAGCAACGCCTTATTTCATGAATGAAGAGTTTAGTTTAGTGGATTGTTATGTTGCACCATTGCTATGGAAAATGCACAACTTAGGTGTTGAGTTTACTGGTGCTGGTAGCAAAGCTATCAAGGCATATATGACTCGAGTTTTTCAACGTGAAAGTTTTGTACAATCAATTGGTGGGGCTGCGCCTAAACATTTAATGGACGAAAAAGACTAA
- the csrA gene encoding carbon storage regulator CsrA has translation MLILTRKIGESLLIGDNVEITVLSVRGNQVKLGVNAPKEISVHREEIYHKIKALADDTIDEKQE, from the coding sequence ATGCTTATACTAACTCGTAAAATTGGGGAAAGTTTACTAATAGGGGACAATGTTGAGATAACTGTACTCAGTGTTCGAGGTAATCAAGTCAAATTAGGTGTAAATGCACCAAAAGAAATCTCAGTTCACCGTGAGGAGATTTATCATAAAATTAAAGCATTGGCAGATGATACTATTGATGAGAAGCAGGAATAA
- the purE gene encoding 5-(carboxyamino)imidazole ribonucleotide mutase, translating to MSQKPEIAIVMGSKSDWATMSEATQILDQFNLAYHVEVVSAHRTPDKLFSFAECAEQNGYKVIIAGAGGAAHLPGMIAAKTIVPVLGVPVKSSMLSGVDSLYSIVQMPKGIPVGTLAIGPAGAANAGLLAAQILAAFNPELAKKLHAFRNEQTQSVLDNPDPRN from the coding sequence ATGTCACAAAAACCTGAAATTGCGATTGTTATGGGTTCAAAAAGCGACTGGGCAACGATGTCCGAAGCAACACAAATCTTAGATCAATTTAACCTTGCTTATCATGTTGAAGTGGTTTCGGCGCATCGTACGCCGGATAAACTTTTCTCGTTTGCGGAATGTGCCGAACAAAACGGCTATAAAGTGATTATCGCAGGTGCAGGCGGAGCGGCACATTTACCGGGTATGATTGCGGCAAAAACGATTGTACCTGTGCTAGGCGTGCCGGTAAAAAGTTCGATGCTAAGCGGCGTAGATAGTTTATACTCTATCGTTCAAATGCCGAAAGGCATTCCGGTTGGTACACTTGCGATTGGCCCTGCAGGTGCAGCGAATGCCGGTTTATTAGCTGCACAAATTTTAGCGGCTTTTAATCCTGAATTAGCGAAAAAATTACACGCATTCCGCAATGAACAAACGCAATCTGTCTTAGATAATCCAGATCCACGTAATTAA
- a CDS encoding universal stress protein has product MYKHILVAVDLSEESLILLRKGANLAEKCGAKLSLIHVDVNFSDLYTGLIDINMSSVQDSVVQETTKALNELSTKISYPVSECLNGTGDFSQVLEEAVEKHQIDLLITGHHQDFWSKFMSSTRQVMNNVSVDMLVVPLADE; this is encoded by the coding sequence ATGTACAAACATATTTTAGTCGCAGTTGATCTTTCTGAAGAGAGTCTCATTTTACTCCGTAAAGGTGCAAATCTTGCTGAAAAATGTGGAGCTAAGCTTTCACTAATCCACGTAGATGTCAATTTTTCAGATCTCTATACAGGTTTAATCGACATTAATATGTCTTCTGTACAAGATAGTGTCGTGCAAGAAACTACAAAAGCACTCAATGAGCTCTCCACTAAAATCTCATATCCAGTATCAGAATGCCTAAATGGCACGGGGGATTTCAGCCAAGTATTGGAAGAAGCAGTTGAAAAACATCAAATTGACTTATTAATTACCGGACACCACCAAGATTTCTGGAGTAAATTTATGTCTTCAACTCGTCAAGTGATGAATAATGTTAGTGTTGATATGCTCGTCGTGCCGCTAGCTGATGAATAA